The following is a genomic window from Staphylococcus saccharolyticus.
TGTGATTGAGTCAGTTAAATGGGTTAAAGGAAAAGAGGGAAATCAAACACTTGTCGCTTATTCGTTAGGCAATTTCTTGAATGGTCAATCAACAGGAAATGAAAGTAATGACCTTTTGGGACGTATAGATTTTCAGCTAGTAAAAAAACCTACAGGTGTACATGTTCAAAATGTGAAATGGAGAAGCATGGTTAATCATTATGAGTTAGCAAATCCTTACAATAAACATTCTAAAACTAAATTTAAAGTAAAATTGTTAAATGATTATACAGACAAAGAAATTCAAAAACATGGTCGACGTTATATTAATGGTATGAATATGACTAAAAAACGATTACGAGATATCACTCAATCAGTGATTGACCCACAATTTTTAGATGATAAAAGTTTTTAACATAGTCAATTTATTCAGACTTGAAAATAAAATACAGATTTCAGTGGTAAATAATACTAAAGTGTTTCACGCGAAACTGAAATATGAATTCTAAGATAATTGTTTTTAGATCAGTATTTATTGAAATAATCATAAAGTTTGTGAGAGGAAGACTTGTCAAACAAGATGAGGGAGAACAAATTTTAGAAGATATTAATTAGTTTGGTGTGTAAATTTTTATAATAGAAATAAATTTGAAACTCGATATAACTTTAAGGTAAATTTTAAATGAATACGATAAAGTGTAGTTGAAAATATACTGTAGAGGAATGAGAATATGTCACTAATGAATAAATCTGTTTTTTTAATGACCAAATTATACTCTAAGAATGTGCCTTTCGTTCCTAGATTTATGCAGCAGTTAAATCGATTGATATTTGCCACAGATATACCTAGATCAGTTCAGATTGGGCAAGGTACAAAATTTGCTCATAGTGGTTTAGGATGCGTGATACACGAAAAAGCTGTTATTGGAAAAAATTGTAAATTACTACAAAATGTAACTGTTGGGGGAAGAGGTAAGCATGGTACGCCAGTTATAGGTGATAATGTTCTTATAGGCGCTAATGCCACCATAGCAGGAGGCATAAAAGTAGGTAATAATGCTACAATTGGAGCTATGAGTTTAGTTATAGAAGATGTTCCAGAAGGTGCTACTGTGGTAGGTATACCTGCTAAACCAATTCAAACTAGATAAAATTCATAAATAAAAATTCCATTTAAGTGACATAATCATTTAAATGGAATCTTTTTGAAATAATTATTTATTTTGTGACGCGAATGCTTTAGCGATATTATTTAATTTAGCAGGGGCGTCTTTAACATCCATTTTTACTTCTACAAAGCGCATGCAATCATTATTAGATTTAATAGATTCAAATGCATGCATTAACTCTTCTGAAGTATTTACATCGTGAATTTCTACATGATCTCCGCCGAAAACAGAAGGTAACGCTTTGTAATTCCACATGCGAATATCATTATAAGGTTCTTTCATCCCATGAATCATTCTTTCAACCGTATAACCATCATTATTAATAACGAAAATAACTGGTTTTAAATTTTGACGAATAATTGTTGATAGTGATTGAACTGTTAATTGTAATGAACCATCACCAATGAGTAAGACATTTCTACGTTTTGGATTGGCAATTTGTGTACCTAAAGTTGCAGGTAGAGTGTAACCAATTGAACCCCATAATGGCTGACCAATA
Proteins encoded in this region:
- a CDS encoding serine O-acetyltransferase, with amino-acid sequence MTKLYSKNVPFVPRFMQQLNRLIFATDIPRSVQIGQGTKFAHSGLGCVIHEKAVIGKNCKLLQNVTVGGRGKHGTPVIGDNVLIGANATIAGGIKVGNNATIGAMSLVIEDVPEGATVVGIPAKPIQTR